CGAACATCGAGCTCGAGGCGAATGCGAAGGCTTTGCTGGAGGCGACGCTCATGGAGGCCCacagggagagggagaagagtaTCCTCAAGGGGAATAGGAACTACCTGCCATCACCAGCCCACTCCAATATCGCTGCTGGCACCATCGACGAGGAGGCatgcaactcttttttttataaatttggttaaactaaAATAGTTTGATTAGAAAACCTTTAATATGAAACGATGAGAGTATCTTCTATTCATGGCATCAACGAAATGTTCGTGCAGTAGAACAGGGATGAAAGGGAGGAGGATGAGAAAAAATAGACCGTGGTGGGTAATTTTTGTCATATGATTTATAAACACGATAGATTAATATCTATTAATATGTATTATATCACTCTataaagatagattaatatgtattATATCACTCTATAAAGatgtaaattaaaatttaacttacgcaagttgtagaaaaaaaacaacaaattcgACATCGTAGAATCAACGTAGCAGTATGACGGGGTTTTGTACAATTTTAACCAACTCAAACAAACTTTAATGTCCAAGCGATTCAAATTCGAAGAGGAAATTTATGAGATTTACTTCCAATGCTGCAGTTCTGCGAATACAGTTAAAATTGATTTGAAAAGAATCGCTTGCTACTTTATACTCTACTGTACCATGTACCAATTTGCACGGCAGAATTCGAGACGATAAATCATCGTACTACATATAGGTATAAAGAATATCATAAGACGCACAGTCTTGTTGAAAGTAAACCATCTCCAACGCATCTGTCTGATCAATGATCATTGTGCAAGCATAAACCATTTGCCAATCTGATTTATTGATATTTAGGAGTTAGGACCAACACAACACATTGGCCTAAATTACCAGCTTTTTATCCAAGATAATAACTACAAGAGCACATATCAGGGCAAAAGTACTAAAATCAAAGTCTCTTAACGGCTCACATCTTTGAACATAATTAAGACAAATCGTAAGCTAGGTGTTCGTCCCAAATCAGGATCATGTCCGGCGACCACCACCGTCGACGATAATGTCCTTGAAAGCGCCATTGCTGGGGATCATCGGCTGCACGTGCTCCTGGTGAGGCACGACGACGTCCAGCAAGTACGGCCCCGGCGCCGCCATCAtctcctcgacggcggcgcggaccTCGCCCTTCCTCGTCACGCGGGCCGCCGGGATGCCGAAGCCTCCGGCGATCGCCACGAAGTCCGGGtacacctcgccgccgccgttcgccgccggaTTGCCGAGGTAGGTGTGCGCCCGGTTGGCGTCGTAGAACCTGTCCTCCCACTGCACCACCATGCCCAGGTGCTGGTTGTTGAGCACCATCACCTTCACCGGCAGGTTCTCGACGCGGACCATGGCGAGCTCCTGGATGTTCATCAGgaggctgccgtcgccgtcgatgtCGACCACGGTGGCGCCCGGGTTGgccaccgcggcgccggcggcggccggcaggcCGAAGCCCATGGCGCCCAGCCCGGCGGACGAGAGCCACTGCCTGGGCCTCCTGAAGGTGTAGTGCTGCGTCGCCCACATCTGGTGCTGCCCGACGCCCGTGGCGACGATGGCTTCCCCGTTGGTCACCTCGTCGAGCACCTGGATGGCGTACTGCGGCGGGATCTCCTCGCCGAACGTTCTGTAGCCCAGTGGGAACTcggccttcttcttctccagctCCGACCGCCACGCGCTGAAATCGAGGTTCTTGCGCTGTTGTTGTTCCAGCGTGGCGTTCATGCCCTGCAGGGCGAGCTTGACGTCGGCGCAGATGGAGACGTGCGGCTGCTTGTTCTTCCCGAGCTCCGACGGGTCGATGTCGACGTGCACGATCTTGGCCCTGCTCGCGAACGCCTCGACTTTGCCGGTGACGCGGTCGTCGAAGCGCACGccgagcgcgaggaggaggtcggcgttGTCGACGGCGTAGTTGGCGTACACAGTGCCATGCATCCCGAGCATCCGCAGCGAGAGCGGGTCGTCGCTGGGGAAGTTCCCGATGCCCATGAGCGTGGTCGTCACCGGGATGCCCGTCAGCTCCACGAAGCGCCGCAGCTCGTCGCCGGACGCGGAGCACCCGCCGCCGACGTAGAGGACGGGTCTCTcggcgtcgccgacgaggcGGATGACTTCGTCGAGCAGGTTGGCGGACGGCGGCTTCGGCAGCCGGGAGATGTATCCCGGCAGGCGCATCGGCGCGTCCCAGGATGGCACGGCCATCTGCTGCTGGATGTCCTTGGGGATGTCGACGAGCACCGGGCCGGGGCGACCGGTGGTGGCGAGGAAGAAGGCCTCGTTGATGACACGGGGGATGTCGTCGACGTCGAGGACTAGGTAGTTGTGCTTGGTGATGGAGCGGGTGAGCTCGACGATGGGCGTCTCCTGGAACGCGTCGGTGCCGATCATGCGGCGCGGGACCTGCCCCGTGATGGCGACGAGCGGGACGGAGTCGAGGTGGGCGTCGGCGAGCGCGGACACGAGGTTGGTGGCGCCCGGGCCGGAGGTGGCGACGCAGACGCCAGGCCGCCCCGACGAGCGCGCGTACCCGGACGCCGCGAAGGCCTCCCCCTGCTCGTGGCGGAGCAGGTGGTTGCGGATGGCCGGCGACCGCGTCAGCGCCTGGTGGATCTCCATCGACGCGCCGCCCGGGTACCCGAACACGTCGCGGACGCCGCACCGCCCCAGCGCCTCCACGAGGATGTCCGCGCCCTTCCGCCGCTCCGTCGGCCCCCACCTCCGTTGTAGCGGCTCGGCGGCCTGaggcggctgtggcggcggcggctgggagcGCGTGGTGGTCGTGGTCGTGGTCGTGGCAGGGCGGGTCGACACCGACACCGTCGAGCACCCCACGCGCGTCgcgtggtggcggaggcggaggcggtggacgggggcgcgaggcggccggATGCCGCGCGGTTCGGGCGCGgccgtagcggcggcggcggcggcggcgagggaggcgggtgtcgtggccatggcggcgtcgcGTTCGCGTCGCGTCGCAGCGTGCGAGAGGGGGACAAGGAGGATGATGGTGATGACActgggcgggcgcggcggctgggAAGTGACGTGTATTTGGGCACGGGAGATCGATCCCTGACGTAGTGGGGGTAGAGTGTGCGCGGGACCCACTCGCAGTGACACGGGGTCAAATGTGGGGACACGTAGACGCGCGCGTGGAGCACATGGTACGGTGAGAAAACCCGCGGGTTATTTTTGCCTTTTGTCGCGCACTGCCGCGgcttggagttttttttttttccaaaaggtGCAACACAAGTACAACTATTCTCTAATAAGAAGGCACACATATAAAACTTATCCCGATTAGCATCTCCAAAACCGCATCGGTATATTTTAAGATTTACAAAGTTAGTATAGATATTCTAGATATATCATCTATATCACAAAGTAATTAGTCGTAAATATAAATACACGTgtcaaagtttaaaatttaaatccaaacaaatatattttatcacAAAATCTAACAGTTAAAATACGCTTACTTAATTTCATGTCGTGgcttggagtttttttttttttttttttgaagacaGTGGCTTGGAGTTGGAGGGGTGGCCTCATCGGAGGGGCCAAGGGGCGCGTCTGCTTTAATTTTTCTTAGTATCGCATGTATCTCGAGAGATTGAAAGGCATTATCTGCACTTGCTAATAAACCGCTGCCGGACCACGGTTAATCATTATTTTTTATGACCTTAAACTATTGCCCAAGAATAACTTAACACAAGACGGAGCACTAGTACTGTGTACAGGGGAGGAGCTGTTAGCTAGTGTCAGACCATCACTCACcctaaataaaaattaagacTTCCGAGGATGACTTGGTACTACACTATAGTATCATGTGGAATGTGTAAGTGCCTGATTGGTTGTCATCCAGGAGCAAAAATAATTAACTTGACTAGACCTTGTTTGTGGTTGATATATTATACTGAGACCACGTTTGCCTTGGGTGGTGCATGGGCTCCAGCAAAAATGCAGTTGCAATGTTATTCTATTTGCAGCAGGGCTCATTTTCTTGTCATTACACAACCACAGATCTATCACAGTTGGTTCATAACGGGCATTTGGGTTTGCAGGTTCCGCCTACCGGTCTAGGCCTAttctgatgtttttttttttaaagtagtatTGTCTTCACGTGAATCagtgctaattaattaagtattgcACCACCTCACTGTGTCTTATTTGCTTACATCTTATTTACCTGTGTTCATTCGGTGAAACTTTATGATGGTTGACAGGGACGGATGGAAGAGGATTAGGATGGGTGGCTGTGTTATTACGTCAAGAGATTATATAAGGGAATTCTTAATTTTATATCGACTGGAATTGTCAGAAATTTCAGTCCCCTTTCAACCTTGCGCTGCAAATGAAGAGGGAGAAGGGATGGAGAAGAGAGGAACATGACTCACCGGTGATAGATCCCTGATGGTAGTGGCAGCGACCACATACCCGAGGGTCCTCTTCTCCAGTGACGGTGATGATGAGATTAGAGTTTAGGGTTTGGGATtgggt
This window of the Oryza sativa Japonica Group chromosome 4, ASM3414082v1 genome carries:
- the LOC107276121 gene encoding probable acetolactate synthase 2, chloroplastic, encoding MATTPASLAAAAAAATAAPEPRGIRPPRAPVHRLRLRHHATRVGCSTVSVSTRPATTTTTTTTRSQPPPPQPPQAAEPLQRRWGPTERRKGADILVEALGRCGVRDVFGYPGGASMEIHQALTRSPAIRNHLLRHEQGEAFAASGYARSSGRPGVCVATSGPGATNLVSALADAHLDSVPLVAITGQVPRRMIGTDAFQETPIVELTRSITKHNYLVLDVDDIPRVINEAFFLATTGRPGPVLVDIPKDIQQQMAVPSWDAPMRLPGYISRLPKPPSANLLDEVIRLVGDAERPVLYVGGGCSASGDELRRFVELTGIPVTTTLMGIGNFPSDDPLSLRMLGMHGTVYANYAVDNADLLLALGVRFDDRVTGKVEAFASRAKIVHVDIDPSELGKNKQPHVSICADVKLALQGMNATLEQQQRKNLDFSAWRSELEKKKAEFPLGYRTFGEEIPPQYAIQVLDEVTNGEAIVATGVGQHQMWATQHYTFRRPRQWLSSAGLGAMGFGLPAAAGAAVANPGATVVDIDGDGSLLMNIQELAMVRVENLPVKVMVLNNQHLGMVVQWEDRFYDANRAHTYLGNPAANGGGEVYPDFVAIAGGFGIPAARVTRKGEVRAAVEEMMAAPGPYLLDVVVPHQEHVQPMIPSNGAFKDIIVDGGGRRT